The following proteins come from a genomic window of Lycium ferocissimum isolate CSIRO_LF1 chromosome 4, AGI_CSIRO_Lferr_CH_V1, whole genome shotgun sequence:
- the LOC132053534 gene encoding WRKY transcription factor 22-like produces the protein MEDDWDLTAVVRSCSASNTTTTGPTSSSGSATTSSSNFQPRVDDNNNNSLFCFQDLMEQPRILTKDSSTGFEELHELCKPFFIESEKSTPRRLLPISPVSVLGKLQDLPPSQQQQQRQQQQHHQLNNNKLIQPKRPLSVNGSATCTLHAQSPRTKRRKNQLKKVCQVAADALSSDTWSWRKYGQKPIKGSPYPRGYYKCSTSKGCLARKQVERNRSDPNMFIVTYTAEHNHPMPTHRNSLAGISRHKTANSNKPTSSSPVSSPVINSPAPENQESDIFEDDDDDDEFGVSDVGLGKMEIPGDDFFEGLDDLDIPATGEISPGKFPARLQFPWLANNAATTAAGGG, from the exons ATGGAAGATGATTGGGATCTAACCGCGGTGGTCAGAAGTTGCTCCGCCTCTAACACCACCACCACCGGCCCCACTAGTTCCAGCGGCAGCGCCACCACTTCTTCTAGTAACTTCCAACCAAGAGTAGATGATAATAACAACAACTCTTTGTTTTGCTTTCAAGATCTAATGGAGCAGCCAAGAATATTGACCAAAGATAGTAGTACTGGTTTTGAAGAGTTGCATGAACTGTGCAAGCCTTTCTTTATTGAATCAGAAAAATCGACACCAAGGAGATTATTACCCATTTCACCGGTCTCTGTTCTTGGAAAATTACAAGATCTACCACCAtcacaacagcaacaacaacgacagcaacaacaacatcatcagcTCAATAATAATAAATTGATTCAGCCTAAGAGACCCTTGTCTGTAAATGGTTCCGCAACTTGTACTTTACATGCTCAAAGTCCAAGAACAAAAAGAAG GAAGAACCAATTGAAGAAGGTATGCCAAGTAGCTGCTGATGCTTTATCTTCTGATACGTGGTCTTGGAGAAAATATGGCCAAAAACCCATTAAAGGTTCCCCTTACCCAAG GGGATATTACAAATGTAGCACATCAAAGGGATGTTTGGCCAGAAAACAAGTGGAGCGAAATAGATCCGACCCGAATATGTTCATTGTCACTTATACAGCTGAGCATAATCATCCAATGCCTACACACAGAAATTCCTTAGCCGGAATTAGTCGTCATAAAACAGCGAATTCCAATAAACCCACCAGCTCATCACCGGTATCTTCACCGGTGATCAATTCTCCGGCACCGGAAAATCAAGAAAGTGATATCtttgaagatgatgatgatgatgatgaatttgGTGTTTCTGATGTTGGGTTGGGTAAAATGGAAATTCCGGGAGATGACTTCTTTGAGGGTTTGGATGATCTTGATATTCCGGCCACCGGAGAAATCTCGCCGGGGAAATTTCCAGCGAGGTTGCAGTTTCCTTGGCTGGCGAATAACGCCGCCACTACGGCAGCTGGCGGTGGTTGA